From the genome of Oxyura jamaicensis isolate SHBP4307 breed ruddy duck chromosome 2, BPBGC_Ojam_1.0, whole genome shotgun sequence, one region includes:
- the CCNE2 gene encoding G1/S-specific cyclin-E2 isoform X4 produces MSRRSRLQAKQQQPLSCQEESSQELQAPEHLQTRKRRTAEQEIKKKEDGKIAKKHQYEIKSCWPPTITGGISPCIIIETPHKESVTTDFSRFKKYRFRNLFINPSPLPELNWGNSKDVWLNILKKENRYAHCKHFTSLHSSLQPHMRSILLDWLLEVCEVYALHRETFYLAQDFFDRFMLTQKNINKSMLQLIGITSLFIASKLEEIYAPKIQEFAYVTDGACSEDDIVRMELIMLKALKWELCPVTIVSWLNLYLQVDALKDVPKVLLPQYSQEKFIQIAQLLDLCILDVNSLDFQYRTLAAAALCHYTSIDVVKKASGLDWDSISECVEWMVPFVNVARKVPVKLKNFKKVAAEDRHNIQTHTNYLDMLEEVNSGVVSTAPGQLSPVSTAGIITPPKSTEKK; encoded by the exons ATGTCAAGACGCAG CCGATTGcaagccaagcagcagcagccactgtcATGTCAAGAGGAGTCTTCACAGGAACTGCAGGCACCAGAACATCTCCAGAccagaaaaaggagaacagcaGAG CAGgaaattaagaagaaagaagatggaaaaattgCCAAAAAACATCAATATGAAATTAAG agctgttggCCGCCCACGATAACAGGAGGCATCTCACCGTGCATAATTATTGAAACGCCCCACAAAGAATCGGTAACCACTGACTTCTCAAGATTCAAAAAATACAGGTTCAGAAACCTCTTCATAAATCCATCGCCTTTGCCGGAACTCAA CTGGGGAAACTCCAAAGATGTCTGGCTCAACATCCTGAAGAAGGAGAACAGATATGCTCACTGCAAACACTTCACCTCACTACATTCTAGTTTGCAACCGCACATGCGATCGATACTGTTAGACTGGCTTCTAGAG GTATGTGAGGTGTATGCGCTCCACAGGGAAACCTTCTACCTAGCTCAAGACTTCTTTGACAGATTCATGTTGACACAAAAGAACATTAACAAGAGCATGCTCCAGCTCATAGGAATTACCTCATTATTCATCGCCTCCAAGCTTGAG gaaatctACGCTCCTAAAATACAGGAATTTGCTTATGTCACCGATGGTGCTTGCAGTGAAGATGATATTGTAAGAATGGAACTTATTATGTTAAAG GCTTTAAAATGGGAACTCTGTCCTGTGACAATCGTCTCGTGGCTGAACCTCTACCTTCAGGTGGATGCTCTGAAGGATGTTCCCAAAGTGTTGCTACCTCAGTATTCTCAGGAAAAATTCATTCAGATAGCACAG CTCTTAGACCTGTGTATTCTGGATGTGAACTCCTTGGACTTCCAGTACAGAACactagctgctgctgcactctGCCACTATACCTCAATTGATGTCGTTAAGAAAGCTTCAG GCTTAGATTGGGACAGCATTTCAGAGTGCGTAGAGTGGATGGTTCCTTTTGTGAACGTGGCAAGAAAAGTCCCCGTgaaactgaagaattttaagAAGGTTGCAGCAGAAGACAGACATAATATCCAGACACATACAAACTACTTGGACATGCTG GAGGAAGTTAATAGTGGAGTAGTGTCTACTGCCCCTGGTCAGTTAT
- the CCNE2 gene encoding G1/S-specific cyclin-E2 isoform X6: MSRRSRLQAKQQQPLSCQEESSQELQAPEHLQTRKRRTAEEIKKKEDGKIAKKHQYEIKSCWPPTITGGISPCIIIETPHKESVTTDFSRFKKYRFRNLFINPSPLPELNWGNSKDVWLNILKKENRYAHCKHFTSLHSSLQPHMRSILLDWLLEVCEVYALHRETFYLAQDFFDRFMLTQKNINKSMLQLIGITSLFIASKLEEIYAPKIQEFAYVTDGACSEDDIVRMELIMLKALKWELCPVTIVSWLNLYLQVDALKDVPKVLLPQYSQEKFIQIAQLLDLCILDVNSLDFQYRTLAAAALCHYTSIDVVKKASGLDWDSISECVEWMVPFVNVARKVPVKLKNFKKVAAEDRHNIQTHTNYLDMLEEVNSGVVSTAPGQLSPVSTAGIITPPKSTEKK, encoded by the exons ATGTCAAGACGCAG CCGATTGcaagccaagcagcagcagccactgtcATGTCAAGAGGAGTCTTCACAGGAACTGCAGGCACCAGAACATCTCCAGAccagaaaaaggagaacagcaGAG gaaattaagaagaaagaagatggaaaaattgCCAAAAAACATCAATATGAAATTAAG agctgttggCCGCCCACGATAACAGGAGGCATCTCACCGTGCATAATTATTGAAACGCCCCACAAAGAATCGGTAACCACTGACTTCTCAAGATTCAAAAAATACAGGTTCAGAAACCTCTTCATAAATCCATCGCCTTTGCCGGAACTCAA CTGGGGAAACTCCAAAGATGTCTGGCTCAACATCCTGAAGAAGGAGAACAGATATGCTCACTGCAAACACTTCACCTCACTACATTCTAGTTTGCAACCGCACATGCGATCGATACTGTTAGACTGGCTTCTAGAG GTATGTGAGGTGTATGCGCTCCACAGGGAAACCTTCTACCTAGCTCAAGACTTCTTTGACAGATTCATGTTGACACAAAAGAACATTAACAAGAGCATGCTCCAGCTCATAGGAATTACCTCATTATTCATCGCCTCCAAGCTTGAG gaaatctACGCTCCTAAAATACAGGAATTTGCTTATGTCACCGATGGTGCTTGCAGTGAAGATGATATTGTAAGAATGGAACTTATTATGTTAAAG GCTTTAAAATGGGAACTCTGTCCTGTGACAATCGTCTCGTGGCTGAACCTCTACCTTCAGGTGGATGCTCTGAAGGATGTTCCCAAAGTGTTGCTACCTCAGTATTCTCAGGAAAAATTCATTCAGATAGCACAG CTCTTAGACCTGTGTATTCTGGATGTGAACTCCTTGGACTTCCAGTACAGAACactagctgctgctgcactctGCCACTATACCTCAATTGATGTCGTTAAGAAAGCTTCAG GCTTAGATTGGGACAGCATTTCAGAGTGCGTAGAGTGGATGGTTCCTTTTGTGAACGTGGCAAGAAAAGTCCCCGTgaaactgaagaattttaagAAGGTTGCAGCAGAAGACAGACATAATATCCAGACACATACAAACTACTTGGACATGCTG GAGGAAGTTAATAGTGGAGTAGTGTCTACTGCCCCTGGTCAGTTAT
- the CCNE2 gene encoding G1/S-specific cyclin-E2 isoform X2, which yields MSLCSSRLQAKQQQPLSCQEESSQELQAPEHLQTRKRRTAEQEIKKKEDGKIAKKHQYEIKSCWPPTITGGISPCIIIETPHKESVTTDFSRFKKYRFRNLFINPSPLPELNWGNSKDVWLNILKKENRYAHCKHFTSLHSSLQPHMRSILLDWLLEVCEVYALHRETFYLAQDFFDRFMLTQKNINKSMLQLIGITSLFIASKLEEIYAPKIQEFAYVTDGACSEDDIVRMELIMLKALKWELCPVTIVSWLNLYLQVDALKDVPKVLLPQYSQEKFIQIAQLLDLCILDVNSLDFQYRTLAAAALCHYTSIDVVKKASGLDWDSISECVEWMVPFVNVARKVPVKLKNFKKVAAEDRHNIQTHTNYLDMLEEVNSGVVSTAPGQLSPVSTAGIITPPKSTEKK from the exons ATGTCTCTTTGCAGTAGCCGATTGcaagccaagcagcagcagccactgtcATGTCAAGAGGAGTCTTCACAGGAACTGCAGGCACCAGAACATCTCCAGAccagaaaaaggagaacagcaGAG CAGgaaattaagaagaaagaagatggaaaaattgCCAAAAAACATCAATATGAAATTAAG agctgttggCCGCCCACGATAACAGGAGGCATCTCACCGTGCATAATTATTGAAACGCCCCACAAAGAATCGGTAACCACTGACTTCTCAAGATTCAAAAAATACAGGTTCAGAAACCTCTTCATAAATCCATCGCCTTTGCCGGAACTCAA CTGGGGAAACTCCAAAGATGTCTGGCTCAACATCCTGAAGAAGGAGAACAGATATGCTCACTGCAAACACTTCACCTCACTACATTCTAGTTTGCAACCGCACATGCGATCGATACTGTTAGACTGGCTTCTAGAG GTATGTGAGGTGTATGCGCTCCACAGGGAAACCTTCTACCTAGCTCAAGACTTCTTTGACAGATTCATGTTGACACAAAAGAACATTAACAAGAGCATGCTCCAGCTCATAGGAATTACCTCATTATTCATCGCCTCCAAGCTTGAG gaaatctACGCTCCTAAAATACAGGAATTTGCTTATGTCACCGATGGTGCTTGCAGTGAAGATGATATTGTAAGAATGGAACTTATTATGTTAAAG GCTTTAAAATGGGAACTCTGTCCTGTGACAATCGTCTCGTGGCTGAACCTCTACCTTCAGGTGGATGCTCTGAAGGATGTTCCCAAAGTGTTGCTACCTCAGTATTCTCAGGAAAAATTCATTCAGATAGCACAG CTCTTAGACCTGTGTATTCTGGATGTGAACTCCTTGGACTTCCAGTACAGAACactagctgctgctgcactctGCCACTATACCTCAATTGATGTCGTTAAGAAAGCTTCAG GCTTAGATTGGGACAGCATTTCAGAGTGCGTAGAGTGGATGGTTCCTTTTGTGAACGTGGCAAGAAAAGTCCCCGTgaaactgaagaattttaagAAGGTTGCAGCAGAAGACAGACATAATATCCAGACACATACAAACTACTTGGACATGCTG GAGGAAGTTAATAGTGGAGTAGTGTCTACTGCCCCTGGTCAGTTAT
- the CCNE2 gene encoding G1/S-specific cyclin-E2 isoform X3 yields the protein MSRRSSRLQAKQQQPLSCQEESSQELQAPEHLQTRKRRTAEEIKKKEDGKIAKKHQYEIKSCWPPTITGGISPCIIIETPHKESVTTDFSRFKKYRFRNLFINPSPLPELNWGNSKDVWLNILKKENRYAHCKHFTSLHSSLQPHMRSILLDWLLEVCEVYALHRETFYLAQDFFDRFMLTQKNINKSMLQLIGITSLFIASKLEEIYAPKIQEFAYVTDGACSEDDIVRMELIMLKALKWELCPVTIVSWLNLYLQVDALKDVPKVLLPQYSQEKFIQIAQLLDLCILDVNSLDFQYRTLAAAALCHYTSIDVVKKASGLDWDSISECVEWMVPFVNVARKVPVKLKNFKKVAAEDRHNIQTHTNYLDMLEEVNSGVVSTAPGQLSPVSTAGIITPPKSTEKK from the exons ATGTCAAGACGCAG TAGCCGATTGcaagccaagcagcagcagccactgtcATGTCAAGAGGAGTCTTCACAGGAACTGCAGGCACCAGAACATCTCCAGAccagaaaaaggagaacagcaGAG gaaattaagaagaaagaagatggaaaaattgCCAAAAAACATCAATATGAAATTAAG agctgttggCCGCCCACGATAACAGGAGGCATCTCACCGTGCATAATTATTGAAACGCCCCACAAAGAATCGGTAACCACTGACTTCTCAAGATTCAAAAAATACAGGTTCAGAAACCTCTTCATAAATCCATCGCCTTTGCCGGAACTCAA CTGGGGAAACTCCAAAGATGTCTGGCTCAACATCCTGAAGAAGGAGAACAGATATGCTCACTGCAAACACTTCACCTCACTACATTCTAGTTTGCAACCGCACATGCGATCGATACTGTTAGACTGGCTTCTAGAG GTATGTGAGGTGTATGCGCTCCACAGGGAAACCTTCTACCTAGCTCAAGACTTCTTTGACAGATTCATGTTGACACAAAAGAACATTAACAAGAGCATGCTCCAGCTCATAGGAATTACCTCATTATTCATCGCCTCCAAGCTTGAG gaaatctACGCTCCTAAAATACAGGAATTTGCTTATGTCACCGATGGTGCTTGCAGTGAAGATGATATTGTAAGAATGGAACTTATTATGTTAAAG GCTTTAAAATGGGAACTCTGTCCTGTGACAATCGTCTCGTGGCTGAACCTCTACCTTCAGGTGGATGCTCTGAAGGATGTTCCCAAAGTGTTGCTACCTCAGTATTCTCAGGAAAAATTCATTCAGATAGCACAG CTCTTAGACCTGTGTATTCTGGATGTGAACTCCTTGGACTTCCAGTACAGAACactagctgctgctgcactctGCCACTATACCTCAATTGATGTCGTTAAGAAAGCTTCAG GCTTAGATTGGGACAGCATTTCAGAGTGCGTAGAGTGGATGGTTCCTTTTGTGAACGTGGCAAGAAAAGTCCCCGTgaaactgaagaattttaagAAGGTTGCAGCAGAAGACAGACATAATATCCAGACACATACAAACTACTTGGACATGCTG GAGGAAGTTAATAGTGGAGTAGTGTCTACTGCCCCTGGTCAGTTAT
- the CCNE2 gene encoding G1/S-specific cyclin-E2 isoform X1, whose amino-acid sequence MSRRSSRLQAKQQQPLSCQEESSQELQAPEHLQTRKRRTAEQEIKKKEDGKIAKKHQYEIKSCWPPTITGGISPCIIIETPHKESVTTDFSRFKKYRFRNLFINPSPLPELNWGNSKDVWLNILKKENRYAHCKHFTSLHSSLQPHMRSILLDWLLEVCEVYALHRETFYLAQDFFDRFMLTQKNINKSMLQLIGITSLFIASKLEEIYAPKIQEFAYVTDGACSEDDIVRMELIMLKALKWELCPVTIVSWLNLYLQVDALKDVPKVLLPQYSQEKFIQIAQLLDLCILDVNSLDFQYRTLAAAALCHYTSIDVVKKASGLDWDSISECVEWMVPFVNVARKVPVKLKNFKKVAAEDRHNIQTHTNYLDMLEEVNSGVVSTAPGQLSPVSTAGIITPPKSTEKK is encoded by the exons ATGTCAAGACGCAG TAGCCGATTGcaagccaagcagcagcagccactgtcATGTCAAGAGGAGTCTTCACAGGAACTGCAGGCACCAGAACATCTCCAGAccagaaaaaggagaacagcaGAG CAGgaaattaagaagaaagaagatggaaaaattgCCAAAAAACATCAATATGAAATTAAG agctgttggCCGCCCACGATAACAGGAGGCATCTCACCGTGCATAATTATTGAAACGCCCCACAAAGAATCGGTAACCACTGACTTCTCAAGATTCAAAAAATACAGGTTCAGAAACCTCTTCATAAATCCATCGCCTTTGCCGGAACTCAA CTGGGGAAACTCCAAAGATGTCTGGCTCAACATCCTGAAGAAGGAGAACAGATATGCTCACTGCAAACACTTCACCTCACTACATTCTAGTTTGCAACCGCACATGCGATCGATACTGTTAGACTGGCTTCTAGAG GTATGTGAGGTGTATGCGCTCCACAGGGAAACCTTCTACCTAGCTCAAGACTTCTTTGACAGATTCATGTTGACACAAAAGAACATTAACAAGAGCATGCTCCAGCTCATAGGAATTACCTCATTATTCATCGCCTCCAAGCTTGAG gaaatctACGCTCCTAAAATACAGGAATTTGCTTATGTCACCGATGGTGCTTGCAGTGAAGATGATATTGTAAGAATGGAACTTATTATGTTAAAG GCTTTAAAATGGGAACTCTGTCCTGTGACAATCGTCTCGTGGCTGAACCTCTACCTTCAGGTGGATGCTCTGAAGGATGTTCCCAAAGTGTTGCTACCTCAGTATTCTCAGGAAAAATTCATTCAGATAGCACAG CTCTTAGACCTGTGTATTCTGGATGTGAACTCCTTGGACTTCCAGTACAGAACactagctgctgctgcactctGCCACTATACCTCAATTGATGTCGTTAAGAAAGCTTCAG GCTTAGATTGGGACAGCATTTCAGAGTGCGTAGAGTGGATGGTTCCTTTTGTGAACGTGGCAAGAAAAGTCCCCGTgaaactgaagaattttaagAAGGTTGCAGCAGAAGACAGACATAATATCCAGACACATACAAACTACTTGGACATGCTG GAGGAAGTTAATAGTGGAGTAGTGTCTACTGCCCCTGGTCAGTTAT
- the CCNE2 gene encoding G1/S-specific cyclin-E2 isoform X5: MSLCSSRLQAKQQQPLSCQEESSQELQAPEHLQTRKRRTAEEIKKKEDGKIAKKHQYEIKSCWPPTITGGISPCIIIETPHKESVTTDFSRFKKYRFRNLFINPSPLPELNWGNSKDVWLNILKKENRYAHCKHFTSLHSSLQPHMRSILLDWLLEVCEVYALHRETFYLAQDFFDRFMLTQKNINKSMLQLIGITSLFIASKLEEIYAPKIQEFAYVTDGACSEDDIVRMELIMLKALKWELCPVTIVSWLNLYLQVDALKDVPKVLLPQYSQEKFIQIAQLLDLCILDVNSLDFQYRTLAAAALCHYTSIDVVKKASGLDWDSISECVEWMVPFVNVARKVPVKLKNFKKVAAEDRHNIQTHTNYLDMLEEVNSGVVSTAPGQLSPVSTAGIITPPKSTEKK, translated from the exons ATGTCTCTTTGCAGTAGCCGATTGcaagccaagcagcagcagccactgtcATGTCAAGAGGAGTCTTCACAGGAACTGCAGGCACCAGAACATCTCCAGAccagaaaaaggagaacagcaGAG gaaattaagaagaaagaagatggaaaaattgCCAAAAAACATCAATATGAAATTAAG agctgttggCCGCCCACGATAACAGGAGGCATCTCACCGTGCATAATTATTGAAACGCCCCACAAAGAATCGGTAACCACTGACTTCTCAAGATTCAAAAAATACAGGTTCAGAAACCTCTTCATAAATCCATCGCCTTTGCCGGAACTCAA CTGGGGAAACTCCAAAGATGTCTGGCTCAACATCCTGAAGAAGGAGAACAGATATGCTCACTGCAAACACTTCACCTCACTACATTCTAGTTTGCAACCGCACATGCGATCGATACTGTTAGACTGGCTTCTAGAG GTATGTGAGGTGTATGCGCTCCACAGGGAAACCTTCTACCTAGCTCAAGACTTCTTTGACAGATTCATGTTGACACAAAAGAACATTAACAAGAGCATGCTCCAGCTCATAGGAATTACCTCATTATTCATCGCCTCCAAGCTTGAG gaaatctACGCTCCTAAAATACAGGAATTTGCTTATGTCACCGATGGTGCTTGCAGTGAAGATGATATTGTAAGAATGGAACTTATTATGTTAAAG GCTTTAAAATGGGAACTCTGTCCTGTGACAATCGTCTCGTGGCTGAACCTCTACCTTCAGGTGGATGCTCTGAAGGATGTTCCCAAAGTGTTGCTACCTCAGTATTCTCAGGAAAAATTCATTCAGATAGCACAG CTCTTAGACCTGTGTATTCTGGATGTGAACTCCTTGGACTTCCAGTACAGAACactagctgctgctgcactctGCCACTATACCTCAATTGATGTCGTTAAGAAAGCTTCAG GCTTAGATTGGGACAGCATTTCAGAGTGCGTAGAGTGGATGGTTCCTTTTGTGAACGTGGCAAGAAAAGTCCCCGTgaaactgaagaattttaagAAGGTTGCAGCAGAAGACAGACATAATATCCAGACACATACAAACTACTTGGACATGCTG GAGGAAGTTAATAGTGGAGTAGTGTCTACTGCCCCTGGTCAGTTAT